The genomic DNA AGCTAGTACATGGGATATTATTGACACGTGCCAACAAATCACCTACTTTCATTTTAGTCCATGGGATGGAAGTCACAAATGAACTTATGTCAAATTGGAGAATGAATATATTTTCCACTACATTTTATACTTCGTTGAAGTAAACAAAGTTTATTGTCTTGTCTGTATTGGTGGTCATTGAGGATTTAGATTTCAGAGCGTATAAAAAGGAATACAATATTGTTTTGCATGTAAAGAGTTATTTATACTAGTAATCAAATCCAAACTCACAAGTGTGATCATATAGAAgcttcaatattatttttttagtacaaaAGAGGGTAAAAGCTCTAGAAGCTTTAATTTATAGTGTAAAATAAATtgacattaaaatattattattgggATGTGAGGTTGATGTGTAAAATCCAACATGAGAAACGATAGAAATATTCCTTTTTTAACACTCTTTTAACAATTaacatgtttgattttgtgttaGGGAAGGGGCATCAAAACTCTAAagtcacaattttaatcaaaaccaTGGTTTCAAAGATTCTCAATGTAAAACTAAAGAGTTAAATGCACTCAGAGCACGGTGATTTGTACGAAAGGAGTTGAAATCGTGTATCCATACACCAAAGGTACAAAACCAAAAACTATTGCATTGTAGCAATTGCATGCGGGAGTTCCTAATTTACATCtatttattgaaatattttagcAATATGCATTTCAAagtgtatttaactactttttagttatatctttgctaaaatacttattttaaaaaacaagtaAGTGCAGGGGCGGATTCAGACTTTAGGTACATGCGGagctaaaattttaaagaaacaataatgcaaactatattaaaaataagaaataatattgtttgatacaatacattacaatgAAAATCGTCTTCTatccatttgttgaaaatgagttAAAATAACATGATTGCTAATTGTTAAAAGAACATCTTTTTCTATGCAAGTTACAAGATGGTTATTTAACCACTAATCACCCATTTTGTTACATAGGTTACTCTTCACAACTTTCATATCTGAAAAAAACACGTTCAACACTTGCAGTTGCTACCGGCAAAAGCAAAGCCAACTTCAAAAGTTTATAAATCATAACAATTGTGTTGCACATATTTGTTTCTACGAGTTTTGCACAAAGATCTGAAATGCCTTTCAACTTAAGACATTTTGGATCAGATCGAATATATGTAACATAATTCTTAAGTTGAGTGGGTAACACCACTTTCGGTACATCTATAAAATCATTTGGATAAAACTCAACCATCTTCAATAATTTGTTCACATCAAAAGCTGCAAATGACTTTACAAAACTCAAACATGAAACACACGGTAAAAGTTTAATATTCTACTACTGTGTTTTactctattataaaaaatatatatagggaAAAGCATGTACATAGACCCAATATGAGTCCGCCCCTCAGTAAGTGTCTCCTAGTAAttttatatatctatatatgagttttgttagaagacaccttttatgaaggtgttttttagcaagttattctatgagcatttgctaaaagacaccagctaatttttatgaaggtgtcttttagcaaagttataatTAATGAAGTGGAAATCAAACCTTAGGGTGTggattgctaaaagacaccttcatgggTGGCTTCTAGCAGGATTTGCTACAAAACACCCACTGAATTGTATGCGAGAGTGTTTTAACAAGCTAcatcttaaggtgtatttaactactttttagttataagttGGTGAAACAcactttctaaaaaataagtgggtgtattctagcaattGTCTGTAGGAGTTgttaacatacacccacttattttttaataattgatttaAGGGTTCTGCTAACCATTGCCTGACAATGGTTAAGGAAGACAAAAGTAGCatgtttgcattggtttcaacaacttttaaaaatttaaatttatcacttttcaccatttttcaatgttatatttatatttttatccccttatccAATGCTTCAAAGACAATAATTAGAATTCTCCTCTAAATTTAGTTGCCCTCCCACTACACTCCAAATGAGAATCATAGAttaaagagaagagagagaattttCAAAGTTTATATCCTTTGATAAGTACCATCAGTAGTTTGGCttgaaaaacacaaaaagaaGAGAGCCTAGCTGCCAgtgattgaattgaatgaatagTATATGTATATGTACACAATTCCAGTAAAACAAAGATAGGACCCCACCTTGACTAATAAAGGCCACCCCACCCCACACACCACAAATATTACTTTTACTAGTATTAAATTAATCTCAAAACTAAATAATTATATTCCTCTGCAAAAATCAATTTCCAAAACCCATTCTTGTTGATTCTTCtccaaccaaaccaaaccaaactaaaccaaACATGTCTTCTGTGacacaagaaacaaaaacagaacaacaacatatGAAGTGGAGAAAACCACCCAGaaatcaaatcaacaacaaaaacaaacccATTTCAGAAACAGATCCTAACACAAAACAAATCCAACCTATTATCCAATCTACACGCTCCAAGTCCACAATTTCATCTCTGCTTCTCTCCAATGAAACAACATCACAACAACCCATCAACAAAAAGATCAACTTTTCATCTGCAGCAGCTACCTTCAGAGGTTTAGGATGCACTGCCGGTGCTTCTCAGCAAGTGTCGGTGCCGGCAGTGATTCGTGCTTCAGCAGATTGGCCTCATCAAGGGAAGAAAACCAGAAAAAAGAAGCACAAGAATAGTAATGAtggttcttcatcttcttcttgtgttgattttcaagatgtttggtGTGGTCCTGGAATTGGATTTTCAGCAGATGCTGCTGCATCTGTTGATTGTGTTGTGTCTAAGAAGAATGTGTCTTCAAGAGCTAAAATTGATGTAGACAAGATAACTCACAGAGAGGTAGTATtactattttttcattttttttttttaccattttgaaaattgtgttgtTCTTCTTCTATGGACATTTTGGTTAGATTGCATTAATGATGTTTCCCTTTGCTGCACATAATTGATCTTTTGCATGCATTTATAATGTACAAGTATGAATCATTCTAATCaccattttatttctatttattgatgcattgaactttgaagtttgtttttttttttaatatacactATAAAGTCATATCATTTGTTCCTTTTGTTCTAATATATGTttgggaaaaaataataataaatgtatctagtagttttcatgtttatatttaaagacaTTTTTTTGTTCCAATGGGTGCTTATAATTAGGGAGAAGTGAGTATAGACAGAGAAAATTACTCTATACATAATACATGTATGGGCCTGAAATCTTTGATTGTTTTCATGTTGGGctgttttttgtttcaatttagaGTGCATGTTCTTTAAGTTTtgattatttatcataaaaataagttcttttaagttttgaaactATACTTTGAATTGTTGTCAATGTACTTTCCCAATGCGTGCACGCAGTCTTTCACCTAGGTACATACTATATGCAAGGAGAAGCTTGTTCATTACTGCAACACATTTTCATGTTGAGTAATTAAGTTAGTCCTTGACTGCATCCTTTCctatatataaatttgtttgttGTGATTTAGATAGACATCCATGATtagtttggatttttgtttgatttgtgcATGATTCCTTATGTTAAACTTCATCACCATTTTGGTTTCAAATTTCGTAACATGATTATATACTAAACTTGATCATAACTATATTGGCAGCCTTCATCTTCCTTCCGAAGGCGCACTGCTGTCTACCCAGAAACCTTCTCTTTTCCAGACACCGATCCTGACATTTTCACAGCATGCTCTTTTGGAACTGCAACATACCCTCGTCATATCAGAGATCTTTCGTCTGATGATTTTTCTGAGGTATGCTCATGCTCTTGTGTATTCTTTCATTAAGTATTCTGATCTTTTTTATGATTCTGATTCATAAAAGCTAAGCAAAATCTGATCTCTTTGTATCAAAACATggtgattaactctttcttttgaAACGATAGCTTGCTGATCACTACAAGTTACTTAAGTACTTTGATCATTTTTATGAATCTGATTCATAAAAACTAAGCAAAATGATAACCTGTTAATCATTCAAGTTACTCTGTGTTCTGTGTAGCACTTGAATGTATTGGCTACTAAATTCTAAAATTGGATTGACCTGCCTTTAATAGAATTTACCAAATCTTGTTTTTAACATCACTCTTGTTTTATgacaaaattcaataaaattaatgtcTACTTTAAGCATGAACATTTTATGGTTTTGATATATAATTTGGAGAGTTAGAATCTTGATTGCAATTTTTATGTCAGGCTGCatgattttttgaagaagtagGAAAAAGAATGTTGAAAATTTCCCGGCATGCTAGTTTGTAGATGATGTTGATTAAGTCAATCTGATGGTGCTCGCTTACAAAATTGTGTTATAACCGATCAAGTCTTTGCTAAGTTATTATTGTAGTTGAAAGCTAATTTGCATATTCTCATTATTGTTGGAACTTTGAAGATAATGGCGCTTCAAGGAAGAATACTAATGGGAGGACGATTCAATTCACGTGATCTTTACAGAGATTGGAGACTAGATGTTGATAACATGTCATATGAGGCGAGTTCTTTCTCCAATAAtcaattctattatttttctattttaataatTACATCCTCAAGCTGTTGATATGTTGTCCAGTACTTGCATGCATCGTAATTTTATGTTTGCGGAATTTTCTATTTTGGGTTTGACAGCAATTGCTTGAGCTCAGTGAGAGAATTGGTTATGTGAATACTGGACTTAAAGAAGACGAGATTGAACCTTACATAAGGAAGACTAAGCTTCAGTTTTCAGATGATGCGTCAAAGCATCAAGTAGACAAAAAGTGCAGCATTTGCCAGGTAGCTAGTTTGTAAAATTTAATCGGCATAAGTACAATCACTCTATTTTGCTTTATTTGCGATTTTGTCCCCCTATTTCTAAATCCACGATTTTGAttcctcaaatttaaaattgaccGACCTTTTCAGTCTACCTATGTATTTTGAGGCTGAATGTTGATGATGTAGTAAGTGAGATACTTATGTGGCAACTTAGTTGATTATATGACACAGGCTAGGTAGATTCTCACTCTTTTTGAGCAAGGTAGATTCTCACTTaatcttttttcatcaaaatatacactattaaattattaatcaatgtcacaaaaacaactaaatttaATACAAGACACGTCTAAGTGAATTTTCACTCAATAACTCATTTTCATGTCATCAAATAAGTTGCCGCATAAGTATCTCACTTGTCAATggaaaaaaataaccaaaatacaTAAGTGGCAGTAATATcagacattttgaaaattgtgggaccaaaatcatgcatgaatttaaaaatggagtgttcaaaataaaaaacaaagcatAAAATTGCATTGGAGCCAATTAAATTTACGATATTCATGTTTAATTTATGAGTACAGGAGGAGTTTGAAGCAGATGATGAGCTTGGGAGGCTTAACTGTGATCACTTGTATCACTTTCAATGTATACAACAATGGGTTGCACACAAAAATTTCTGCCCTGTGTGTAAGCAGCAGGTTGCAGCTCGACACTGAGTGAAAAActcctatgttttttttttgacattctCATCCTAAAATtaggtgtataattttttatattcaaaattttcatattttggtGTCAAACAACATTTCATCTTCCAAACTTTTAGCCTCCTTGTTGAGGAGtctgtaatatatgttattggATTAAGGTTTCTTAACAATGGATTTATTTTATGCTTCATCTTTAGATCATCCTTCTAAGGCAAATACAGTTCTGATAAGCACAATTCTGATCCAACTAGAGTAAATAAAGTTAACTAGAACTTATGGGGAGATGAATGAGAAATTTTTATCTGCATCACAAGAGTACATGCATTTGTTGGAGTCAGACTTATGCAACGTGAAAAATATTGCTTCTGTTGAGATTGCAAATTAAGcacattttttctctcataagAAACTTTATAAGGTTTTTTGATCAACCAAACatgaattttcaaataaattccTGCAAATAATTTGTTGGTTTCATTATGGCCTAcgtatgtatttatttttatttactgtGATTGATGATAATGTTATAGGAATAAAGAAGAAATTTGTGGTGTATAAGTGAATTTACATATATACTAAAGCCCATGAGGAATTAATGGTTGTAGTGGGTTCAACAAGTGAAAATAAACAGAAGatagaaatgtgaaaaagatTCGTATCGATGCACTCAAAATGATGGATACTACTCGAAGCATATGATATGAGTGCAACaaattggaagaaaagaaatgaaaaataaaggaaagaagaaagagttaGGAAGTGTCTACCAAGCAAGCTGGTGTTGAACAATACTAGTTAGTCCCACATCGTTTGTTCAAGAGAGATAGAGAGTGGACGAGGGATATAAAAGCAGAGGCGAGCCCAACATTCAACTCATACCTTTCTCGGCCTTTTGGCTAAGATCAAGTGTAGTATCTGTTCTTATCAGTTTAATATCTGATATGTGGCTCAATGGGTCACAtgatattaaattacttttttgaggGGGAGAAGTCATCACAATAGCTTGCTATTGAACTTCTTGAGTGTCGCTTATGCGTTGCACTATTGCATAGGCTGGCGCACCCCACCAATCTTAgttcaattattaattaattgcatGCATTGGTGTACTTTACCAATCTtagttcatttttgttttagCTGCTAAAAAGCTTCTTATTGGCGCTCCCGTATTTTGTAGttcttatttttcatataatctTGAGtagttaatttaaaaatgttttgaaatgttatgttatattttgaaCCATGGTATAATAATAtacaatacataaaaaaaaaaaaagaactactTTTCTTATAGTGCGGGTTAGGAGGGGAGGGGTTTGAAAAAAAAGGTAGTAGCAATTAGAAAAAACAGATGATATTAAGAGGGGAAGGTTTTTGGGGGTGTATTTTTCTTCATGATTCAAAATTCTCCTCATTtagggaactaaaaaattgtattggaggaagGTTTTGAGGGATTTTGGAGGGTTTACatgaattctttaaatttaacctgttttaatatcttttaaaaaatgtgattttttttttctctccaattTCCCCTGTATCTCTAACCCTCAAAAGCCCTCACTTCTTAAAAGGTTTTAATATCGTAAAAAGGTTTTTGTGGCTTAGAACGATGGGGGTAAATTGATCATAACCGTTAtgcagttaacagaaaaatttgacggagggggtaaattgattaacgttatgcaatttcatggggataattgaagttttgttaatttcaagggggtaattgacgaaacctataatttcagggggaaaattgactatttactcatcgTTCTAAGCCACAAAAACCTTTTTACGTC from Medicago truncatula cultivar Jemalong A17 chromosome 8, MtrunA17r5.0-ANR, whole genome shotgun sequence includes the following:
- the LOC11411170 gene encoding uncharacterized protein, producing MSSVTQETKTEQQHMKWRKPPRNQINNKNKPISETDPNTKQIQPIIQSTRSKSTISSLLLSNETTSQQPINKKINFSSAAATFRGLGCTAGASQQVSVPAVIRASADWPHQGKKTRKKKHKNSNDGSSSSSCVDFQDVWCGPGIGFSADAAASVDCVVSKKNVSSRAKIDVDKITHREPSSSFRRRTAVYPETFSFPDTDPDIFTACSFGTATYPRHIRDLSSDDFSEIMALQGRILMGGRFNSRDLYRDWRLDVDNMSYEQLLELSERIGYVNTGLKEDEIEPYIRKTKLQFSDDASKHQVDKKCSICQEEFEADDELGRLNCDHLYHFQCIQQWVAHKNFCPVCKQQVAARH